The following proteins are co-located in the Ostrinia nubilalis chromosome 22, ilOstNubi1.1, whole genome shotgun sequence genome:
- the LOC135082691 gene encoding uncharacterized protein LOC135082691 yields MAASDPFQTFSHNEDKELIELVKKNQMLYNTELADYKDGALKDHVWGEIAAAMKKSSTDCKKRWKYLRDSYNRCKRTNKKRTGSASFKTTKWCFFNVLRFLDAHSEQESEVKIKTDNSNDEDSQPYDETNFEFCPVDDGDTKEEKYEKAYIIDTDVEVGILERKKRNCEQDSSYQNTEVPAKTKKRDDEIDSFCTYIGAILKKINPALRVEAKSKIFNLMSEYEMKDMNL; encoded by the exons ATGGCGGCTTCCGACCCGTTCCAAACGTTCTCTCACAACGAGGACAAAGAACTAATAGAGCTCGTGAAAAAAAACCAAATGCTGTACAACACGGAGCTGGCGGATTACAAAGACGGAGCGCTGAAGGACCATGTGTGGGGGGAAATCGCAGCTGCAATGAAAAAATCGA GTACCGACTGCAAAAAGCGTTGGAAGTACTTAAGAGACTCCTACAACAGATGCAAAAGGACCAACAAGAAAAGAACTGGTTCCGCCTCTTTCAAAACCACAAAATGGTGCTTCTTCAACGTACTAAGGTTCCTGGATGCTCATTCAGAGCAAGAAAGTGAAGTAAAAATCAAAACTGATAATAGCAACGATGAAGACAGCCAGCCCTATGATGAAACGAATTTCGAATTCTGTCCAGTCGATGACGGCGACACTAAGGAAGAAAAATATGAAAAGGCTTACATTATAGATACAGATGTAGAAGTTGGTatattagaaagaaaaaaaaggaaTTGTGAACAAGATTCTAGCTACCAAAATACGGAGGTTCCAGCTAAAACGAAAAAGAGGGACGACGAAATCGATTCGTTTTGTACCTACATAGGCgccattttgaagaaaattaatCCAGCTTTGCGTGTGGAAGCTAAAAGTAAGATTTTCAATCTGATGTCGGAGTACGAAATGAAAGATATGAATCTCTGA
- the LOC135082958 gene encoding piggyBac transposable element-derived protein 4-like encodes MEREMRGGRTRGGENARGARGGGSGDAGRPSVLEPMSSLDVSEVPQGSGLERPLHAPKRSRILRSATVTNIREHTGALSTADDAGPPSVPIDIPTDVPSSLPPPDPAPGLEELEASSPALYLECGGSGVSTPRAAGSGPLTPRGDTRRSLLERPNDHEIMEHLFYGSEEDSSEEEDGDALPMPIPRTVRAFLEDEFRGEEGAAPAALDFSWPPTHFTPSVEPPSPTVQMLPAVPVLQPAVPEPAVPEPEVPSASFNLDKFDFQWRAFTQPQIAPELRRETFSEINCGPTTPYATPYDAFVAIWDQQIMEHIVVETNLYAQQLAAIMIQSNTMCPSSRITKWVDTTVDELYVYFAITLVMGIVVKSRIEEYWNCSRDIFCTPEFPTAMSCDRFLLLSRCLHFQDNAFCNPGELTRAQAKLFKIQPIVDHLNIKFSHLYTLDRNVVLDESLTMWKGWLAINQFIENKAAAVGIKSFELCESKTGYLWRFEVYSGHEVALNAQASPVSGIIPSIVLRLLKGLEHRGHTVWMDNYYNSPALSRELKCRGFDCVGTLRTNRPFVPTELMHLSKGNRAVGHVCGCTSGDVDLIVWRDKNSVALTSTYHGLATVKCGATLKPTVIADYNLCMGGVDRKDKMLAMYPLERKRTSVWYKKLFRRLLNVSTLNAYILYKSQQSTTHRSFRKTLVKELLSRHSPQPRPTPTITHHTETVRNTQGFKHYLKQYTALETSSHRRNCAECGKRVTSYCNGCEKALCVFSCFEPYHTKLFRNTTQ; translated from the exons ATGGAACG TGAAATGAGAGGAGGTCGCACGCGTGGTGGCGAAAACGCACGAGGCGCACGAGGTGGTGGTAGTGGTGACGCAGGACGGCCATCAGTCTTGGAACC gatGAGCAGCCTGGACGTCAGCGAAGTGCCGCAAGGCAGTGGCCTGGAGCGGCCGCTCCACGCTCCCAAGAGATCAAGAATTTTGCGCTCGGCAACAgt tACCAACATTCGAGAGCATACGGGAGCGTTGAGCACTGCTGACGATGCTGGGCCGCCGTCGGTTCCAAT TGACATTCCAACTGATGTGCCATCATCACTGCCACCACCAGACCCCGCACCCGGACTGGAAGAGCTGGAGGCGTCGTCACCGGCACT ATATTTGGAATGCGGTGGTAGCGGCGTGTCCACTCCACGTGCTGCGGGGAGTGGGCCGTTGACGCCACGAGGCGATACGAGGCGTAGTTTGTTGGAACGTCCGAACGACCACGAAATAATGGAACATCTGTTCTATG gaaGTGAGGAAGATTCTTCGGAGGAGGAGGACGGGGACGCTCTGCCGATGCCAATTCCGCGCACGGTACGAGCGTTCCTCGAGGATGAGTTCCGTGGGGAAGAGGGGGCCGCACCAGCGGCCCTTGATTTTTCATGGCCTCCTACGCACTTCACCCCCTCCGTCGAGCCGCCTTCGCCCACAGTTCAGATGTTGCCAGCGGTCCCGGTCTTGCAGCCAGCGGTCCCGGAGCCCGCAGTTCCGGAGCCGGAGGTGCCGTCGGCGTCGTTCAATTTGGATAAGTTTGACTTCCAGTGGAGAGCTTTCACTCAACCTCAAATCGCACCTGAGTTGAGGAGGGAAACGTTCTCCGAAATTAATTGTGGACCCACTACTCCGTATGCCACCCCATATGACGCTTTTGTAGCCATTTGGGATCAGCAAATTATGGAGCACATTGTTGTAGAGACAAACCTGTACGCCCAACAGCTAGCGGCAATTATGATTCAGTCCAACACTATGTGTCCTAGCAGTAGGATAACAAAGTGGGTGGACACGACTGTCGACGAACTGTACGTGTATTTCGCCATAACCCTAGTAATGGGGATTGTGGTGAAATCGCGTATTGAGGAGTACTGGAATTGTTCTCGTGACATTTTCTGTACTCCTGAGTTCCCGACAGCGATGAGTTGTGATCGCTTCTTGTTGTTGAGTAGGTGTCTCCACTTCCAAGACAACGCGTTTTGCAATCCTGGTGAGCTAACGAGAGCTCAAGCTAAATTGTTTAAAATTCAGCCTATCGTTGaccatttaaatattaaattctccCATTTGTATACATTGGATCGAAATGTGGTACTTGATGAGAGTCTGACGATGTGGAAGGGGTGGTTGGCCATCAACcaatttattgaaaataaagcAGCAGCAGTCGGAATCAAGAGTTTTGAGCTGTGTGAGTCAAAGACCGGATACTTGTGGCGTTTTGAGGTCTATTCGGGTCACGAAGTAGCCTTAAATGCTCAAGCGTCCCCAGTCTCTGGGATCATACCCTCAATAGTCTTGAGGCTACTGAAGGGTCTCGAGCACAGAGGCCATACGGTATGGAtggataattattataattctcCTGCACTATCCCGGGAGTTAAAGTGCCGTGGGTTCGACTGCGTGGGGACGCTACGCACGAACCGCCCGTTCGTTCCCACGGAACTGATGCACCTTTCAAAGGGCAACAGGGCTGTCGGTCATGTGTGTGGCTGTACCTCAGGGGACGTTGATCTCATTGTATGGCGAGATAAGAACAGTGTGGCTCTTACCTCGACATACCATGGGTTAGCTACCGTGAAGTGTGGCGCCACCCTGAAACCGACCGTCATCGCAGATTATAATCTGTGTATGGGGGGCGTTGATCGTAAAGATAAAATGCTGGCGATGTATCCCCTTGAAAGGAAGCGTACTTCCGTGTGGTACAAGAAATTGTTCCGGCGGTTGCTGAATGTGAGCACATTAAATGCCTACATACTATACAAATCCCAGCAATCAACTACTCACCGAAGTTTTCGCAAGACTTTGGTGAAGGAGTTGTTGTCACGGCACTCTCCACAACCCAGGCCTACGCCCACTATTACACACCACACTGAAACAGTCAGAAACACACAAGGCTTCAAGCACTACCTGAAGCAGTACACTGCGTTGGAGACCTCCAGCCACCGGCGGAACTGCGCGGAGTGTGGCAAGCGCGTCACATCGTACTGCAACGGGTGCGAAAAAGCGCTTTGCGTTTTTTCATGCTTTGAGCCTTACCACACAAAACTGTTCAGAAACACTACACAgtaa